A stretch of the Xylocopa sonorina isolate GNS202 chromosome 12, iyXylSono1_principal, whole genome shotgun sequence genome encodes the following:
- the LOC143430034 gene encoding NADPH-dependent diflavin oxidoreductase 1 isoform X1, with amino-acid sequence MNITILYGSETGTAQDVAEQIWKSAKRKGLKSNVSAMDDYDIRNLDSEVIMVFVAATTGQGDPPNNMRRFWRFLLRKNLPAKMLLDNLKYGVLGLGDSSYQKFNFAAKKLNRRLMQLGARELLPIGLADDQHDLGIDAVIDPWLEELWTKVANTFNVCTTDLICNQNNIIERYLVSEISKNSMNNECSWVNDIFMSETSTNNEVKVGTITENARTTVEDHFQDVRLIKFRSDNINYQPGDIVYVRPRNSKKQVERFFNILSDNNVQLNPDTLIQVSEKEIKVPTVLKQTLTLRQIVEQYWDLNFKPRRSTMKVLSFISENELEKEKLHEFTTASGQEELYSYINRPRRNILELLTDFPHTTSKLTVKLLFEIMSPIKPRAFSIASSLKVSPNEIHLLVAVVKYKTKLLEPRYGLCSNWLANLTVGEKIIFWIQKGTFKFEYNKPMILIGPGTGVAPFRSVLLDKSASEDDLRDCILFFGCRNKNKDYHCKDDFEYLSQKKHLHLFCAFSRDQENKIYVQHIIHNERQLCWEFLSRNGNIYLAGSEPVRLSPGWEGTGRPDDELNFKGVTMDQADLELNPPKDRLNIVFCIMILHGIGALMSWNIFITAKNYFSYKLSKEYTGIQSNYNDNFLPYLTFAAQIPNLLFNWLNVFVQFGGNLTTRIVWGIFAQVLIFVCTIILAMTDSSGWPGIFFWITMVSVVLLNTANGIYQNSVFGMAAKLPPKYTGAVVLGSNISGTFTALINFLAQYMAPNVRTAAIYYFITALFVLLACFDTYFALPINRFYRYNELLHQKGASKRQLENNARGKGDRPPYWKIFKQCFPQCFNTFFIFFVTLSLFPSVHSDIVSSDPDFIVPPDYYSTVMCFLTFNVTALLGSSIASLVQWPSKKYLVIPVLLRTLYIPLFLLCNYKPIGVTRVLPVYINNDWVYFVIAITMGISSGYFSSLSMMYCPRMVESQYTATAGMFAAASLITGIFIGVLFSMVMPSLVANISISH; translated from the exons ATGAATATTACGATATTGTACGGCAGTGAGACAGGCACTGCACAAGACGTGGCCGAGCAAATTTGGAAAAGTGCCAAAAG GAAAGGGTTGAAAAGTAACGTATCAGCGATGGACGACTACGATATCCGAAATCTCGATTCAGAGGTAATAATGGTGTTTGTAGCCGCAACAACGGGCCAAGGAGATCCTCCTAACAATATGAGACGATTCTGGAGATTTCTCTTACGGAAGAATCTGCCGGCTAAGATGCTCTTAGACAATTTGAAGTACGGGGTATTAGGTTTAGGCGATAGTTCCtatcagaaatttaattttGCTGCAAAGAAGTTAAATAGAAGATTGATGCAACTAGGTGCGAGGGAGTTGTTGCCTATCGGATTGGCAGACGATCAACACGATTTAGGAATAGATGCTGTTATTGATCCTTGGTTGGAGGAACTATGGACGAAAGTTGCAAATACATTTAATGTTTGCACAACAGATTTAATCTGTAATCAGAATAACATAATTGAAAGATACCTCGTTTCTGAGATTAGCAAGAATTCCATGAATAATGAATGTTCCTGGGTTAATGATATTTTCATGAGTGAAACATCTACAAATAATGAAGTGAAAGTGGGAACAATAACTGAAAATGCAAGAACCACTGTGGAAGATCACTTCCAAGATGTTAGATTAATTAAATTTAGATCGGATAATATTAATTATCAGCCTGGAGATATAGTATATGTTAGACCCAGAAACTCTAAGAAACAAGTAGAAAGATTTTTCAATATATTAAGTGACAATAATGTGCAATTAAATCCAGACACGTTAATTCAAGTGTCTGAAAAGGAAATTAAAGTACCTACTGTTCTAAAGCAAACGCTAACTTTACGTCAAATTGTAGAGCAATATTGGGATTTAAATTTTAAACCAAGGAGGTCTACTATGAAAGTATTATCTTTTATCAGTGAAAATGAATTGGAAAAGGAAAAGTTGCATGAATTTACAACAGCAAGTGGTCAAGAAGAGCTATACAGTTACATTAACAGGCCAAGAAGGAATATTTTAGAGTTATTAACAGACTTTCCTCATACAACTAGTAAATTGACTgtaaaattattatttgaaattatGTCTCCTATAAAACCACGTGCTTTTAGCATAGCATCAAGTTTAAAGGTCAGTCCCAATGAAATTCATCTTTTGGTGGCTGTAGTAAAATATAAAACGAAGCTACTCGAGCCAAGATATGGATTGTGTTCCAATTGGTTGGCAAATTTAACAGTAGGAGAGAAAATAATATTTTGGAtacaaaagggaacatttaagTTTGAGTACAACAAACCGATGATACTTATTGGACCTGGAACAGGAGTTGCACCGTTCCGTTCTGTCTTATTGGATAAGTCCGCATCAGAGGATGATTTAAGAGACTGCATCCTGTTTTTTGGTTGCAGAAACAAGAACAAAGACTACCATTGTAAAGATGATTTTGAGTATTTATCACAAAAGAAGCATTTGCATTTGTTCTGTGCATTTTCCAGGGACCAAGAAAATAAAAT ATATGTACAACATATTATACATAACGAAAGGCAATTATGTTGGGAATTTCTTAGTAGAAATGGTAACATTTACCTGGctg GTTCTGAGCCTGTTCGTCTCTCTCCTGGTTGGGAAGGCACAGGTAGACCTGACGACGAATTGAATTTCAAAGGAGTCACAATGGATCAAGCAGACCTTGAATTAAATCCTCCCAAAGATAG ATTAAATATAGTATTCTGCATAATGATACTTCATGGAATTGGTGCCTTGATGTCATGGAACATATTCATAACAGCAAAAAAC TATTTTAGCTACAAATTATCCAAGGAATATACAGGGATTCAATCAAACTATAATGATAATTTTCTTCCATATTTAACATTTGCTGCACAAATACCGAACCTACTATTTAACTGGTTAAATGTATTTGTACAGTTTGG TGGCAATTTAACAACACGTATAGTATGGGGCATCTTTGCGCAAGTTTTAATATTTGTATGTACCATTATTTTGGCAATGACTGATAGCTCTGGTTGGCCGGGTATCTTTTTCTGGATCACCATGGTTTCTGTTGTTTTATTAAACA CTGCTAATGGAATTTACCAAAACTCTGTGTTTGGCATGGCCGCAAAGTTACCTCCAAAGTACACAGGGGCTGTTGTCTTAGGATCG AACATAAGCGGAACGTTTACAGCTCTAATTAATTTTCTTGCTCAATATATGGCACCAAACGTTCGGACTGCAGCTATATATTACTTTATAACGGCTCTGTTTGTTCTCCTTGCATGCTTTGATACTTATTTCGCACTCCCGATAAAT AGATTTTACCGATACAATGAATTGTTACATCAGAAGGGAGCTAGTAAACGACAGTTGGAGAACAACGCGAGAGGCAAAGGTGACAGACCGCCTTACTGGAAGATATTCAAACAGTGCTTTCCGCAATGTTTCAatacatttttcatatttttcgtAACTCTCTCCTTGTTCCCATCCGTACATTCTGACATAGTAAGCTCGGATCCTGACTTCATAGTCCCTCCGGATTATTACAGTACTGTCATGTGTTTTCTTACGTTCAACGTTACTGCTCTGCTGGGTAGTTCCATCGCATCGTTGGTTCAGTGG CCTAGTAAAAAGTATCTGGTGATCCCAGTTCTTTTACGTACTTTGTACATACCGTTGTTTTTGTTGTGTAATTATAAACCAATTGGTGTTACAAGAGTATTACCAGTGTACATTAATAACGACTGGGTTTATTTTGTAATCGCCATTACAATGGGTATAAGTAGCGGCTATTTTTCATCGTTATCCATGATGTATTGTCCGAG AATGGTAGAGTCGCAATACACGGCAACAGCCGGTATGTTTGCTGCGGCATCGTTAATCACAGGAATTTTTATTGGAGTACTGTTTTCTATGGTCATGCCCAGCTTGGTAGCAAACATATCAATTTCACATTAA
- the LOC143430034 gene encoding equilibrative nucleoside transporter 1 isoform X2: MAGSYTKKEFGVGPEEQTLLKDSNGTRIVPAKGSEPVRLSPGWEGTGRPDDELNFKGVTMDQADLELNPPKDRLNIVFCIMILHGIGALMSWNIFITAKNYFSYKLSKEYTGIQSNYNDNFLPYLTFAAQIPNLLFNWLNVFVQFGGNLTTRIVWGIFAQVLIFVCTIILAMTDSSGWPGIFFWITMVSVVLLNTANGIYQNSVFGMAAKLPPKYTGAVVLGSNISGTFTALINFLAQYMAPNVRTAAIYYFITALFVLLACFDTYFALPINRFYRYNELLHQKGASKRQLENNARGKGDRPPYWKIFKQCFPQCFNTFFIFFVTLSLFPSVHSDIVSSDPDFIVPPDYYSTVMCFLTFNVTALLGSSIASLVQWPSKKYLVIPVLLRTLYIPLFLLCNYKPIGVTRVLPVYINNDWVYFVIAITMGISSGYFSSLSMMYCPRMVESQYTATAGMFAAASLITGIFIGVLFSMVMPSLVANISISH; encoded by the exons ATGGCGGGTAGTTACACAAAGAAGGAATTCGGCGTGGGTCCCGAGGAGCAGACCCTGTTGAAAGATTCAAACGGGACACGCATCGTACCTGCGAAAG GTTCTGAGCCTGTTCGTCTCTCTCCTGGTTGGGAAGGCACAGGTAGACCTGACGACGAATTGAATTTCAAAGGAGTCACAATGGATCAAGCAGACCTTGAATTAAATCCTCCCAAAGATAG ATTAAATATAGTATTCTGCATAATGATACTTCATGGAATTGGTGCCTTGATGTCATGGAACATATTCATAACAGCAAAAAAC TATTTTAGCTACAAATTATCCAAGGAATATACAGGGATTCAATCAAACTATAATGATAATTTTCTTCCATATTTAACATTTGCTGCACAAATACCGAACCTACTATTTAACTGGTTAAATGTATTTGTACAGTTTGG TGGCAATTTAACAACACGTATAGTATGGGGCATCTTTGCGCAAGTTTTAATATTTGTATGTACCATTATTTTGGCAATGACTGATAGCTCTGGTTGGCCGGGTATCTTTTTCTGGATCACCATGGTTTCTGTTGTTTTATTAAACA CTGCTAATGGAATTTACCAAAACTCTGTGTTTGGCATGGCCGCAAAGTTACCTCCAAAGTACACAGGGGCTGTTGTCTTAGGATCG AACATAAGCGGAACGTTTACAGCTCTAATTAATTTTCTTGCTCAATATATGGCACCAAACGTTCGGACTGCAGCTATATATTACTTTATAACGGCTCTGTTTGTTCTCCTTGCATGCTTTGATACTTATTTCGCACTCCCGATAAAT AGATTTTACCGATACAATGAATTGTTACATCAGAAGGGAGCTAGTAAACGACAGTTGGAGAACAACGCGAGAGGCAAAGGTGACAGACCGCCTTACTGGAAGATATTCAAACAGTGCTTTCCGCAATGTTTCAatacatttttcatatttttcgtAACTCTCTCCTTGTTCCCATCCGTACATTCTGACATAGTAAGCTCGGATCCTGACTTCATAGTCCCTCCGGATTATTACAGTACTGTCATGTGTTTTCTTACGTTCAACGTTACTGCTCTGCTGGGTAGTTCCATCGCATCGTTGGTTCAGTGG CCTAGTAAAAAGTATCTGGTGATCCCAGTTCTTTTACGTACTTTGTACATACCGTTGTTTTTGTTGTGTAATTATAAACCAATTGGTGTTACAAGAGTATTACCAGTGTACATTAATAACGACTGGGTTTATTTTGTAATCGCCATTACAATGGGTATAAGTAGCGGCTATTTTTCATCGTTATCCATGATGTATTGTCCGAG AATGGTAGAGTCGCAATACACGGCAACAGCCGGTATGTTTGCTGCGGCATCGTTAATCACAGGAATTTTTATTGGAGTACTGTTTTCTATGGTCATGCCCAGCTTGGTAGCAAACATATCAATTTCACATTAA
- the Kaz gene encoding E3 ubiquitin-protein transferase Katazuke: MSDVKSLEYPTLKVPYELLNKKFRLAQKVIDREASYVQAAANELMNDNKTSVPAGEMSILLGGVVEKLQTLKRKAQESISEEMQAGMVCKRRLEHLKEHANNAPSVVNQWRRQRLDRMLIEYFLRKGYYKTATKLADTSELRDLTNIDVFMVSREVETSLANHETARCVGWCYDNRSKLRKLGSTMEFNLRVQEFIELVRQDRRLDAVKHARRCFTNYDDYQLQEIQCCMGQLAFPANTSLSPYKDLLDEKRWDRLIEQFRHENYRLFQLASQSVFTVALQAGLSALKTPQCYSANKEGRNPNCPVCNEALNELAVPLPFAHCSQSRLVCSISGKPLNEYNQPMMMPNGYVYGEQALEKMAQENNGTVICPKTKEVFPYKKIEKVYVM; this comes from the exons ATGTCAGACGTTAAAAGTCTTGAATATCCAACGTTAAAG GTTCCTTATGAACtccttaataaaaaatttcgttTAGCTCAAAAAGTCATAGATAGGGAAGCTTCGTACGTACAAGCAGCGGCTAATGAATTGATGAACGATAATAAAACCTCTGTTCCTGCTGGTGAAATGAGTATACTATTAGGAGGGGTTGTAGAGAAACTTCAAACGTTAAAGAGGAAAGCGCAAGAATCGATCTCGGAGGAGATGCAAGCTGGAATGGTTTGTAAGAGGCGGCTAGAACATTTGAAAGAACACGCTAATAACGCGCCCAGTGTTGTGAATCAGTGGCGGAGGCAAAGGCTTGATAGAATGTTGATAGAATATTTCCTCCGCAAAGGCTATTATAAAACGGCTACAAAATTGGCAGATACTAGCGAACTTAGAGATTTAACGAACATAG atgttttcatGGTATCAAGAGAGGTGGAAACGTCTTTAGCAAATCATGAAACCGCAAGATGCGTCGGATGGTGCTACGACAATCGATCTAAGCTAAGGAAATTAGGAAGTACCATGGAATTTAATTTACGCGTACAAGAATTTATCGAATTAGTGCGGCAAGATAGAAGACTGGATGCTGTGAAACATGCTAGAAGATGTTTTACAAATTACGATGATTATCAGTTACAAGAAATTCAATGTTGTATGGgacaattagcgtttccagctaATACGTCACTTAGTCCATATAAAGATCTATTAGATGAAAAGAG ATGGGACAGATTAATAGAGCAGTTTAGACACGAAAATTATAGACTCTTTCAATTGGCGAGTCAAAGCGTTTTTACAGTAGCACTACAAGCAGGTTTATCAGCATTGAAGACACCACAGTGTTATAGTGCAAACAAAGAAGGCAGAAATCCAAATTGTCCGGTATGCAACGAAGCTCTTAATGAGTTAGCTGTACCATTGCCTTTTGCACATTGCTCGCAGTCCAGGCTGGTTTGTAGTATTAGTGGAAAACCATTAAACGAGTATAATCAACCAATGATGATGCCAAATGGTTATGTGTATGGAGAACAA GCGCTGGAAAAGATGGCTCAGGAAAATAATGGTACTGTAATTTGTCCAAAAACCAAAGAAGTGTTTCCATataaaaaaatagagaaagtGTACGTTATGTAA